The sequence CGTGGCCCAAAAAGCAATCCTTTTCAGCGCGTGACCGACTCGCGTATCTAACGCTTCACGAGTGATAACGGtgaccaagctcgagattTCCGGATACACGGGCACCTCGATCCTTCTCTGCGGATCGGTCACGGCAATCCAGTCCCTTCTCTGTACCGAACCCAGCCGACTGGTGCCGCTGTCCGCTCTTGTACCTGTGGTAGAGTGACCCGTTGCAGAACCAAGGCCAGGTCGGGTTCTATTCCCAAACGCTCCAAGCCCACTGTTGCTGCTACCACCGATGTGGGTACCACTATCAGGAATATTTGTCCCACCTATCCCGCCTCCATTCCACAACGTTCTGGGAATGATCGGCGTGCCAGATGGCCAGGCTGTCGACCCCAACAACAGCATATTAGCGTGCGATGCTGCAGTTCTCGATGCTAGTCTTGCCTGTAGTCGAACGCTGAACCAATCATAGAGTTGCTTGACAAAGTTTCGGACGCCCAAGTAGATGAGTCGGGAGATGGTGAGGGCGGCTACcgcgtcgagaagcaggtAGGAGACCGACAGTGTGAGCACGGGAAACCACATACGTGCGCTAGGTCGGGGGACTTTCTTAAGCCAGTTGAGTCGGATGAGGGAAAGAAGTGACTCTTGAAttcggcgagcagcgagggTGATGAAGATGTATCTAGAATGAGTGTGGGTAATGATATTGTTGGGGTCAATGCTGGCCATGCTAGGGTGCGTCAGCTACGCTAGTAGTAGGTGGAGTTCTTGCCGTGTAGCTGTGTAGGCCACTTAGCCATGTGCGCTGTTTCACATATTACGGCGAGGATCAGAAGAAAACAACCGTGATGGAACGATGGGATCACGAAAGAAGTGATGCTGTGTGGGCGAGTAATAAATGACGGCAGAAGATGAGATGAGCACAAGAtaagattcacgattggccCACCAAATCTACCTGGAAGCCTCTCTGCTCTTTGTGCCTCGTCCCAGCGACCCTGCATAAGACGGACACCGATGGTTGCCACCCTTTCACCCATGAACCCTTCAAGACAGCTGCTGGACAGCGCCGCTTCAAGCTgacagtcatgagtcgcCGCCGTTCGCCCGCGAGCGTGCACCACTAACTGAATCCGAATCGAATCTTTGTCCCGACTTTATCCTAACTTATGCAGAAATCCGCAAAGCtccactcgtcactcacaCTCTCTTTCGTACGTAAGTGCTGAGGTGTGAGATCGTAAACTTTCACAGAGCTTGATTGCGAACGTGGGACACGGTACATGCGACACGGACGCGAAAAATATCACGTATGGTGAATGCGTTCCTGGCTGTCGGTAAGTCCGATCCGTGCTGAACCCTGCTTTGTTTGCCTTCGGCATctgtaatcgtgaatacatGAGGTTCCATGATTAAATTtacaagcgtgaaggtgCAGCGGAGTGCAAATGatctgctttgctcgccatcaagcTGTCCTTCGTATCTTCTTCCATCGCTTCCCGACTGTTTGGTGTCGTGTCTGACGGCCAACATATCGAGAATGTGGCGCGTATCATCACTAttgtcgaggatggcgattTCACCGACAACGCTGCTGGTCAGCAGCTTCATGCTGACATCGTTTCCCACAGCCTTAGCACACGGTCATCATTCACATGGCCCCGCAGACAACTCGATACCCATCGATAATATTCTCTGGATTCACATCGGTGTCCAGACTTTTGCATGGTTCTTCCTTTTCCCTTTAGCCATGGTGCTTGGCATGGTGCGACATCGACTGCATGTGCCTGTCGCTATCACCTCGCTCGCGCTCACTGTCGGAGGCTACTTTCTCGGTCATGGACACGGCGGTCGATCCTTCCCGCATACTGCTCATGGCACTATGgcatcgctgctcgtcttttACCTTGCTGTGCAGACATTTCTCGGCGTCTACCTCAAGCTGCATCTGCAATGGCGGCCCGAAAAGTGGATTCGACCCACGCTCGTCACCATCCACGGCATCCTCGGTAAGAGCTTTCCTATCGTCGGCTGGGTGCAGATGGTGTTCGGTCTCTCCACTCTCCAATCCTGGTGCTTCGGTGGGCATCTTGGCCAATGCCTTGCCCACTACATTATGGGCTCCGCCTTTCAAGCCTATGCAGCCATCCTGGTAATCATGATGAAAGCAGGCGGTGACTGGCTGCAGCGACGCGGTCAGAGTCAAGAATGGTTTGATTCGTGGGTCATCATGCTATGGGGCATCGTCAACACATTCACCGAGCATCATGGTGGACCATGGACGCACAAGGACTTGCAACACACACTCATGGGCGTTCTGTGGTGGGCCGGCGGTGCTGTAGGAATCTGGCTCAGCCGAGGGGGTAGACGAAATGTCTTCCcatccatcatcatcatcttaACCGGTTGGGCGATGAGTGCCCACTCGCAAGCGCTGATGATTTCAACCATGATCCACTCGCTTTTCGGATACACGCTTATGGGTGCGGGTATTGCCAGGATGGTCGAGGTCTGCTTTGTCTTACAAGATCGTCCTACTGGAGCTACTGTCGAATCACCAAACGTGCCTACAGCGAGCAACGAAGCGGTCAACGGAAGCTGGTACCCCATTCGAGCGTTCCAGTATCTTCCGCCTTATCTGCTAGTAGCGTCAGGCGTTCTTTTCATGTCGGCGACGGACGAAGAGCTGCGATGGGCTGATTCACAAGGCGTCGATCATGCTACATGGGGACTGATTGATTTTAGCGCCTCCATGCTCATGTTCCTGTGGATCAACGTGCTTGTTGATCTATATGTGGGGTATGGAGGCCAGTACGGTGCTGCGAGGAAGAACGCGGCACAGGCAAGAGGTGAGGATAGCGAAGCACAGGCGAGCACGTCGCTGTATTCGCGCCTCAGCCTGGGAAACGGTCATGGCAATGGTGGTGCAGGGCACAGCTCGTCACGCGCAACAGCGACAGAGCAACACGAGCTCGGCGGCTTGACTTCAAAGCGAACACTGCTTAGCGGTGAGGATGATGAGGCGGAGGCAAGCCATGTATTGTTcgatgaagaggatgaggatcCGTtcgaggagaaggagcgcGACGACTACGAGAGCACcggcagtggcagcagcagtgtcGTTCGCAGTCGCATTCACATCTAAGCTCATTCACCTCCTCCGACCGGAACTTGTTGTTTTGTGCAAGAATTTTTTTTGCCAT comes from Mycosarcoma maydis chromosome 1, whole genome shotgun sequence and encodes:
- a CDS encoding uncharacterized protein (related to YTP1), which codes for MAISPTTLLVSSFMLTSFPTALAHGHHSHGPADNSIPIDNILWIHIGVQTFAWFFLFPLAMVLGMVRHRLHVPVAITSLALTVGGYFLGHGHGGRSFPHTAHGTMASLLVFYLAVQTFLGVYLKLHLQWRPEKWIRPTLVTIHGILGKSFPIVGWVQMVFGLSTLQSWCFGGHLGQCLAHYIMGSAFQAYAAILVIMMKAGGDWLQRRGQSQEWFDSWVIMLWGIVNTFTEHHGGPWTHKDLQHTLMGVLWWAGGAVGIWLSRGGRRNVFPSIIIILTGWAMSAHSQALMISTMIHSLFGYTLMGAGIARMVEVCFVLQDRPTGATVESPNVPTASNEAVNGSWYPIRAFQYLPPYLLVASGVLFMSATDEELRWADSQGVDHATWGLIDFSASMLMFLWINVLVDLYVGYGGQYGAARKNAAQARGEDSEAQASTSLYSRLSLGNGHGNGGAGHSSSRATATEQHELGGLTSKRTLLSGEDDEAEASHVLFDEEDEDPFEEKERDDYESTGSGSSSVVRSRIHI